A genome region from Gossypium hirsutum isolate 1008001.06 chromosome A04, Gossypium_hirsutum_v2.1, whole genome shotgun sequence includes the following:
- the LOC107948336 gene encoding 60S ribosomal protein L4 yields the protein MAAAARPLVSVQTIESDMATDATPTVPLADVMKASIRPDIVTFVHDNISKNSRQPYAVSKRAGHQTSAESWGTGRAVSRIPRVPGGGTHRAGQGAFGNMCRGGRMFAPTKIWRRWHRKINVNQKRYAVASAIAASAVPSLVMARGHRIEAVPEMPLVISDAVESVEKTSGAIKVLKQIGAYPDVEKAKDSQGIRPGKGKMRNRRYISRKGPLIVYGTEGAKLIKAFRNIPGVEVANVERLNLLKLAPGGHLGRFIIWTKSAYEKLDTIYGSFDKPSEKKKGYVLPRSKMVNADLGRIINSDEVQSVVKPIKKEIKRAPLKKNPLKNLNAMLKLNPYAKTARRMSLLAEAQRVKAKKEKLDKKRKPISKEEATAIKSAGKAWYQTMISDSDYTEFENFSKWLGVSQ from the exons ATGGCCGCCGCCGCGCGCCCTCTTGTCTCCGTCCAAACCATAGAGTCTGACATGGCTACTGATGCCACCCCAACCGTTCCTCTCGCTGATGTGATGAAAGCCTCGATTCGACCCGACATCGTCACCTTCGTCCACGACAATATATCCAAAAACAGCCGTCAACCCTATGCCGTCTCCAAACGCGCTGGTCACCAAACTTCAGCTGAATCCTGGGGTACCGGTCGTGCCGTCTCGCGTATCCCTCGTGTTCCTGGTGGGGGTACTCACCGTGCAGGCCAAGGTGCTTTCGGAAACATGTGTCGCGGTGGACGCATGTTTGCTCCTACCAAGATCTGGCGCCGCTGGCACCGGAAAATCAATGTTAACCAGAAGCGTTACGCCGTTGCTTCCGCCATCGCCGCCTCCGCTGTTCCTTCCCTCGTCATGGCACGTGGCCACCGCATTGAGGCTGTACCGGAGATGCCGCTGGTCATTTCTGATGCTGTTGAGAGCGTTGAGAAAACCTCGGGTGCAATCAAGGTTTTGAAACAGATCGGAGCATATCCTGATGTTGAAAAGGCTAAGGACAGCCAAGGAATCCGACCCGGAAAAGGAAAAATGAGGAATCGGAGGTACATTTCCCGTAAAGGTCCTTTGATTGTTTACGGAACTGAGGGAGCTAAGCTTATTAAAGCCTTCCGTAACATTCCTGGAGTGGAGGTTGCCAACGTGGAGAGGCTTAATCTGTTGAAACTGGCACCTGGTGGTCACCTTGGAAGGTTCATTATTTGGACCAAATCGGCTTACGAGAAGCTGGACACAATTTACGGGTCATTTGATAAGCCTTCTGAGAAGAAGAAAGGGTACGTACTGCCTCGATCTAAGATGGTGAACGCTGATCTGGGTAGGATTATCAACTCTGATGAGGTGCAGTCGGTTGTGAAGCCCATTAAGAAGGAGATCAAGAGGGCACCTTTGAAGAAGAACCCACTCAAGAACTTGAATGCTATGCTGAAGTTGAACCCATATGCGAAGACTGCTAGGAGGATGTCTCTTTTAGCCGAGGCACAACGTGTTAAAGCTAAGAAGGAGAAGCTTGACAAGAAGAGGAAGCCCATTTCTAAG GAGGAGGCAACAGCAATCAAGTCAGCAGGCAAAGCATGGTATCAGACTATGATCTCCGACAGTGATTACACAGAGTTTGAGAACTTCTCTAAGTGGTTGGGTGTGTCTCAgtaa